In Setaria viridis chromosome 5, Setaria_viridis_v4.0, whole genome shotgun sequence, the genomic stretch CTACTAGATCTCTTATCCTTGGAATTGTAGGTGTTGGAGACTCTTTCAGCACTTGATAGAGCTATTCATTCTCCACATGCTTCCACTCAGGTTACAGTCTTTTTTCTCCAGTTTACTCGTTATGTTTGTTGAGgaatttgtgttttttttttttgaaaactggAATTTCTGTTATTCGCTACTCTTCTTTTCTGCTAACATTTTATTACCAGAAATGATACATTGTTTCCTGTGTCTAATTTATGTTAGTGCAATCATTTTGTTGACACTACCAGTTCCTCTCACAGGAAGTATCAGCTTCTGTTTCAAGACTTTCAAGAGACACATCTGGACAGTACAGTGACTTCCATATCCTCTCTTCTTTAAATTCTCAGGTCAGGAGGGAAACCTTTGTTTCTTGCTTCTTTCAggtcttttttgtttctgttttCATCTCTTAACTGCATTGCCCGCATGCTAGGGCATTTTGTTCCATTATTGGAGAGATTTGTTCGAAAGTTGCTGCTTTTCATGTTTCAACTACATCGTAATACTAAACTgcattttgtttctttgttgGAGGAAGCTGTTTGAAAGTTCAGCCTTGATGAACATAGCGGCAGTGAAATCACTTCTGTCTGCATTGCACCAATTGTCAAGTCAGCACATATCTGGAAGTTCTCAATTGTCAGGCCAGCAGATCGGGAGCATTTCATTTTCAGTGGAGCGCATGACATCGATACTTGTGAACAATCTGCATCGTGGGTGCTTTCTTTACTTGTAGATAAAATAACATGCATGAATCAAATATAATCTTTTATGCTTCAAACCAGAAGTTTGTGTTAGAGAAGAAGGGAAGAATAACCAGACTGCCCTCGTTCCATTCAATCTAGGGTTACAAGTATATAAAGTATGGGCCGAATGGGCCATAAGGCCAACATGGGCCAGAAAGGGATAAACATAAATCTGTACATATTAACAGCCCCCTCAACTAAAAGTGGCTGAGAAGAATCTAAATTAGACACATTTAGTTTGAGAATATGAAATTGATGTTGATCTCTAGTCTGGTGGctttagatgaagatgaagctcCATAGGAGTAGCAGCACACCGAGTGTCAGTGATGCCAGAACGAGCAAGCAAGTCTTGAATATACTTGGCTTGAGAGAGATAATAGCCATCAGTAGTGGAGGTAATTTCAATGCCCAGAAAATTGCTTATAAATTGTTCACAAAGGCGCTCTTTAACAAAGGTAATGTATTCTGAATCATCCCCAGTGATCAACTTGTCATCAACATATAGCAGAATTAAAGTGCGACCTCGTGGAGAGGTATGAACAAACAGAGCTGGATCATGGTCACTCGGAGTGAAACCTGCAGCAGTAACAACTGAACTGAACCGCTGAAACCAAGCTCTCGGTGCTTGCTTGAGACCATAAAGAGCACACCTAAGATGACAAACATATCCAGGAGGAACCTCAACTCCCGGTGGTGGATGCATATAGACATTCTCTTGCAGATCACCATGAAGAAAAGCATTCTTAACATCCATTTGAGAGATAGTCCATGAATGAATGGCAGCCACAGCAATAAGAGTACAGACTGTGGTCATATGAGCAACGGGAGCAAAAGTCTCCCCATAATCATGACCATAGGACTGTTGGAATCCCCGAGCAACTAACCGAGCCTTGTACCTCTCAATAGAGCCATCAGCTTTGGTTTTAACCTTGTATACCCACTTGCATGTGATGGGGACAACATCACGAGGCAATGGAACAACCTCCCAAGTACCTGTGTGTTGTAAAGCATGAAGTTCAGCAGACATGGCATCTTGCCAAACAGGAAGATGGACAGCTTCCTGATAAGAAGAAGGCTCACAAGCAGCTTTAGCAGTGGGAAAACCAAGTCGATCAGGGACAATAATAGTAGAACGATCCCTAAGGTTATATGGTGGAGAAGAAGGTGGTGTTGGGATAGGAGAAGAAGTATCGTCTAAAGAAGGACTAGAGGTATGAGAAGGAATACGGGCTCGACGAGAATAGTGAAAAGGAAAAGGTGTAACAGATGAAGGTTGTGAAGTTGGAACAGacagtggaggtggaggtgttGGATCAAGAGATGGAGCTGGTTCAAGTGGAATGGTAGAGGAATCAAGAGAAGATGGAACCGTGTCAAAAGAGGAAGGACATGGTGAACTAGATACAGGTGgcaagaaaaggaaggagagggaCTCAACAGATGAGGAGGGTGGAGGAGTAGAAGAGTAAAAATATGGCTTATTTTCAAGAAAAGTGACATTACGAGAAATACGAATACGACGAGTGAAGGGTAATAACACTGATAACCCTTGTGCTCATAACTATAACCAAGAAAAACGCACTCAACTGATTGAGCTGTGAGCTTTGAGCATTCATGAGAAGGTAGAAGAACATAACACGTGCAACCAAAAACACGAAGGTGGGTATATCTAGGAGAAGACCCATGCAAGACTTCTCCAGGGCATTTGCCCTGAAGACAAGATGATGGCTGAAGATTGATGAGATATATAGCAGTAGATACAGCTTCAGCCCAAAAATGAGAAGGCGCAAAAGAGGAAATGAGAAGAGTTCGTGCAGTTTCAATGATATGACGATGCTTACGCTCAGCAATACCATTTTGAGCATGAGCACCAGGACAAGAGAGCTGAGGCAAGGTTCCTTCAGAAGAAAGAAGCTGACGGAAAGCATTAGAAAGATACTCTCCCCCAGAATCGGAACCATTTGAACAAAAGACTTGTAAATGGATAACAATTGAGACCGATGCTTCATGAAATAAATCCAGGTGTAGTGAGTATGAATATGACATAATACTTGTGGCCACCTTTGGAGGCAAAAGGAGCGGGTCCCCATAGATCAGAATGTACAAGAGCAAAAGGTTGAGTAGTTTTGGAGTCACTAGAGGGATAAGGAAGTTGAATCTGTTTCCCTAGTTTACAACCAGTACATTCAAAAGAGGGATCAATTGATACATGACCAAGAACACCTTGCTTGACTAAGGTAGACAGACGTGAGCCACACAAATGACCAAAGCGATGATGCCATTGAGGGAAAGCGGCCGCAATAgaagctgatgatgatgatgcaaaaGAAGGTGATGGCGGCAACCGAAGATGATCAAGGATGTAGAGACCTGATGAGCTTTTATGGCAACGGCCAGTACCAAGAAGTGCTCGGGTTTGCCGATCCTGAATAAAACAAGAGGTGGTATCAAATCCAATAACACAATTCATATCAGCTAGTTGGCCAACAGAAATAAGATTCATGGAAAGTTTTGGCACAAGAGAAACATCAGAAGCATCAAAATCAGAAGTGACAAGATTTCCCAGATGAGTAACTGTGCAAAAGTTACCATCAGCGGTCTGAACAGAACGAGAACGAGTATCAGCGATTGGCTGACAAGAATCCAAATGAGAGGAATCGGAAGTTATATGAAAAAAAGCTCCGGAATCCAACACCCAAAAACTAGTACCTGGGTGTGATGTGGAGGACAAGGAGCTAGCTGACATGTATGCACTGACTGGAGCAGAGGTGGTGCTGCTAGATTGCTGTTGGAACTGAGGTGCTGAGTGAAGTTGGAGCTGAGATGCTACTGCTTGCTGGAACTGAGGTGCTGTTGCTTGGAACTGTGGTGCAGCTACTGCTTGGGTGCTAGAAGCTGCAAGTAGCCCCTGGCATGAAGCAGCACACTTTGCTCGCATTTCAGCCAAGAGGTGAGGATACTTCTTGAAACACCGTTCATCTGGATGATTCGTCCTGCCACAGTGGATGCAAGGAGTCTTTGAGAGGTGGCTGGTGCTGCAACCGAAACAGACAGGTACGGTGCAGCTAGCACTGAATGCTGAGACACTGGTGCAGTAAGAGTTTTAAGGCGCGTCTCAGCCATGAGAGCAGATAGTGCTTCAGACAATGTAGGAAGAGTAGGTCTCCCCAAAAGCTGAACACGAATGGGTTCAAACTCAGACCGCAGACCCATCACAATGTCAAACATAGTATTCTGCTGATCATACTTGTCTGTCAGTCCAAGATGGGACACAATCCTTGCATAAGGGAGAAGGCTTGGGAACCATTGAATCAAGCTGGCATGGTATCTTAGTGAAGGCACTGTAATACTCCTCAACCGACATGTCCTGCTGTTGGAGATGATGAAGGTTCTGGCGAAGTGAATAGCGAAGGGCCGAGCTGCTTTGTTGATAGTGACCTTTCAGGTAGTCCCACATCTCTTTTGCAGTATTGTGATCCTCAAGACAGGAGCGAATGCTCAGATCCATACTCATGCAGATAGTTGCCATTACCCGATCATCAAGGTTCCAAGCTTTGACCTCTCTATCATTAGTGGCTGGTGGTGGGGCATCATTGAGATGTGAGGCAAGATCAGCAGATCGCAGCAGCATTTTGAGAGAGAAAGCCCATTCTCTGTAGTTTGATCCATTGAGCTTCACATCCATGACAGGAGCACCAAATGAAATGGGTGCAAGAGTGGTAGAAGGAGCAGCAGATGACCCCATGACAGTAAGAAGAGGGACGACGCTGATGTTGGAGAGGTGGACGCCACAGCAGCACAAACAGCAGCACGAACTCCCTCTGTTGCTGGTTAgacggagaggagaggaggggcggcgacTGAATCGGAGACGCAGACGTACAGGAGATGAGGAGCGGCACCTCAATCGGCGCTACAGAGAGGGAGGGGCGCTGCCTCGACCGGCGACGTAGAGGGTGAGGGTGCTGCCTCAATCCGCAACGCAGAGGGGAAGGGGCGCCGTCTCTACCGGTGACGCAGAGGCCGCGGGAACAGGCGGCGCAACGGAGGGAGAGCCGCAATCAGGCGACAGGGAGGGTGTGCCGCAGGATCCTTTCAGCAGCAGGCTCGCCGGCGAAGAGAAGCTTGCCGGCGGAGAGAGGCTGCAAGCGGTGGCGGTGTTGGGGAGAACCTGGGTCTGTTACCATGTTAGAGAAGAAGGGAAGAATAACCAGTCTGCCCTCGTTCCATTCAGTCTAGGGTTACAAGTATACAAAGTATGGGCCGAATGGGCCATAAGGCCAACATGGGCCAGAAAGGGATAAACATAAATCTGTACATATTAACAGTTTGATCAGGTGTAAATACTACAAAGATGTACTTTTCAACAGTGGCAACATGAGGTGGATCACATATAAATTTATACAGAATATGTATTTGCTAAACTGAACAGTTGAGTTTACTGGGTTTCTGCTTTTTGGATTTCAAAGGTTGAGCTTAATTTGCAGTTGGTAATTTGGTATCATCTGTATGTTTTTTCTGAGATGGGTATCATCTGTATTTTTGCTTGTGAGACATCTCATACTTGTCCATTCAGTGTCGCACTGCGGTCATAAAAATGCCTGTCAATCCATAGCATTGTTAGGATTATGCTGTTGCAATTTATTACTGCATGACATAGTTCATGTGAATGAATGAGCATTGGATTTAGGAAGATCAGATGGCTAGTGAACTTGATCATTCTTTACTGACTTACTGTGTAGTGTAATTAATGTGGAGCGTATTTAGGAGATAAATCTAACTGGCACCATAAATTTTTAGTTCTGCTACTGATTATTTATGTTATTTATCCTGTTCAGGAGTTGAACCGATATGGGATCAAATTGCTGCTCATCATCTTGAGGTAGCAGTATTATCCAGTGGTACTTTTCTTTTCGTTTATGTAACACTGTGATGATCTTGGTGATGGCAACACTTGCAGCTTGCCAATTGCTCCAATCCACAATTACGAAGTATGGCACTGGATTCATTGGATCAATCAATTTGTTCGGTAGTGGGTTCTGAAAAATTTCAGGGTATCAGTTCAGCACCTCATCAGTTTCAAGAAAGCCAAGTAAGGGTTCATTAATTTTACTCTGCTGTTTACTCTGCTGGTGTGATTTGTCTGACATATCTGCTCCTGTTCTTGCTAGATGGTCAATGAAAGTGAAACTGTATCATTTGAGTATGCAGTTTTATCTCCACTGGTGATCCTCTATTCCTCCAACAAGAATGTTGATGTTCAAATGGGTGCACTAAAGATTCTTTTGCATGTTCTCGAGGTACTTATTTTCTTGTATATGCTTTTCATTGTGGGCATCAGACAATATCTTCTTTACCCATTTTGTTTCAGAGACATGGAGAAAAGTTGTCATATAGCTGGCCCAGCATTCTTCATATGTTAAGGTATCACTGCTATTCATTCGTTCCATGGCATATGTTTTTATTTGACATTTACTGGTTGCTTACATACATCTTTTCTTCCAGGGCGGTTACTGATGCTTCAGAAAAAGATCTCATCTCCTTAGGCTTTCAGGTAAAATTACTAAATTACTCTTTGCTATGCTTAGCATAATATGATTTCTCTGGGAAGTTTCTGCCCTTGCATAGCTGCCCGGGCCTGTTATGTTTATGCATACGTTGGACTATGGAAGTTGAATTGATATAGCATGTTTATTGGATCTACTATAGCAATTGGCAGATAGATTACAGCTAACTCGCCCTCTCCTTGAGAGGCTCTGAGATTAGAGATAAACTACTGCTTAACTCAAACCATCGGGAGGTCCTGAACATATAGGACCCTCCCCTAACTAACTACCTAATATCCAGCCGGCTAATCTAATCTGGCAGCAAACAAACTAACCAAATCTTATCTAAGTGCTCCCTGACTTCTTGGCCTTCTCCCTGCGCCTGAACTTCCTTCCAAAGAAGGTGTCCATAACACGAATGTGACTATGGGACTACATTGCTCAACTCTAgaatggaggaccaaagaagctTTTTTTTAAAGTATTGATAAACTAATGTGGTACAGTGGGAAACATTTATAAATTAACACCGATTTTCTTTATACTGGTCATTAAGTCAAACAAAAGGATAATAAATGTTGAGTGCTCATTTGTTTTTGGTGTTTTTTTAATGCAAGTGATGTACATCTTGATGCTTTGTTTCTAGCACATAAGTTGTACCATGCCCTTTAAACATGCTTCAACGTAACCATTTAATTTGCAGAGCATACGTGTAATAATGAACGAAGGACTGGCAACTATACCTGTACAATGCCTTGATGAGTAAGTCTCTCGAATCCACTGTTTTTGGTAATGTTTGCTCTTGCTATTATTCTCACTTTGTAGTATGGCCAAGGGATCTTGACTGGAGAGAGGCAGCAGAGGGCCGAGGTCAAGCCTCGACTGCTCTACGCTTGTTAGGGATTTGGGGGAGAGGCAATAGATTAATCTTGCTTAAGTTCTTCCTGATTACAAGCTGAGCTGTATATATAATGCTGGCAGATTACAAGTGCCCCTTTCTCAAGTAATATCTCTAACTAACCGAATTCCCTAACAACTCAAACCTCCTAATCGATTACAACTTAACTTATCTGCTAATGAATACTTAAACTAATCCTGCTAATATTGTTGCCTGTTGACTCTTCATTCTGTTGCCTCTGTTACCATATTGTGCTTGTGTTACTTGAGATGGGCACTTTATGCAGCCCTATGTGTCACCTCTGAACTAACAATTCTAAATTGGATTGCTTTCACATTAAACATTGTCTTTGGAGCTAGAATATCCATAGTACTCGAGACTGTTGAATATGCTGTGGGAGTCCGTCACTGTGGCTCTTGCCAGTTTAACTTGGTGATTTGCTGCTTATCATCCTTGCATGACTGATGTTGCCAATTGCTCCACTTTTTTATCATATAAAAGAACCCATCAACAGCTAGTGAATAACAtcctgatttttcttttctttcatagaTGGCATGTCTTGTTTTGTAAGACTAGTTGAAATGAAAGTAACATGCAATAAGAAAAGGAAACCTAAATTAAAGTATTTTAAGTCTCGGCTTCCTTACAATCTCATTGGAAGGTAGACCATAAAGTATGGATCTTATATAAATGAATATCACCAACATAAATCCTGAAGAATGATGATTCAGAAAATTTCATATGCTACACCTTAGGTCTTGTTTGTTTGGCCTGCAGCTTTTCATAAGCTTGTTTCTTAGGGCTTGTATATTTAATTTTATTTACTATTTATTGCAAATTTCTTTAACTTTCTTGTGCTAACAAATGCAGGTGCATTTTGGTAACTGGAGCATATGGTACCCAGAAAACTGAAATAAACATAAGTTTAACAGCAGTTGGCCTTTTGTGGACTGCTACTGATTTTGTTGTGAAGGGATTAATCAGCAACTCTGTTGAGCAAGCTAATCACATGAATGAAGGTGTGTGGTCACAACATATAAGTATACTTCCTCCTCCCTGATTTCGTATATCACAAATATGTAGCTCACCATTTGCTTTGCAGAGGCTCAGTTGGGCGCAACAATTATAGAGGCAAACATCAAGCAAGTTCCCCCAAAACAAGTTGTTGATTATAGTAAACTTTTCTTTTCAGTCTTTTCTGTCCTCCAGAAATTGGGTTCAGATGATCGTCCTGAGGTGCATCTTCTCAACATACCATTTGTTCTATGCACGAACACCTATGATATTGTCATAATTTTTTAGTAGCTCATTGAATGATTGGTGATCTCTGTATTAGTAATTCATGGTACCTTGGCATCCTCTATGTTTGCATCACATATACAATGCACACTTCCTTTTCCTATCATGAAAATAGTtttagtttgatttttttcttgaagAAAACAGTTTTGCCAAGGATGAATCATTTCCATTGGATATTGGGCAGGAACAAATTTTCTTATTGCCAATAGCTTTGTTATACAAACTtatgccaagtgtttttttcccttccgGTTTCAAGGTTCGGAACTCGGCTGTTAGGACTCTCTTTCAGACTCTCAGCACCCATGGCCAAAAGCTTTCTAAAAGTATGTGGGAGGATTGTCTGTGGTCATATGTTTTCCCTATGTTAGAGCATGTTTCCCACTTGGTAAGTAATGTCACAGTTAGGTAGCACATTTCATCTTTCCCATGAATATCCTCTGATGATAATTAGggtaaaccttttttttttcaggcatCTACCTCATCTCGAGATGAGTGGCAAGGGAAGGAGCTAGGAACTCGGGCAGGCAAAGCTGTTCATATGCTTATCCATCACaggtttatatatttttttcagagAACCATAAACAATAGGATTTGGCTATTAACTGAATATGAAACTACTGCTTATCAGAAAAGAAAGGGTTAAGTGCCGTGAGCTTTGTAACTTCAATAATTTATGATCCTCAACTTGATTAGTAATATACCTAGATACTAGCTATTAGCTTCTGGTATTCCCTGTTGGCCTAATTGCTCTGGCATCAAATAGCATCGAAGTCTTGATTTCTTTTTAAGCTTGCACGCCTTTCAAATCTTAAGTGTACAAATTACCTGCTGCGAGGATAAGAGATTTGAAGTCCAGGAATGAAAAAAAGTGTTTCTTCTCCTTGCTAATTGCCTACTCATGGAGTTACGTCAGTCCTTCTAACTGACTTCTTTGCTTTTGCAGTCGAAATACAGCACAAAAGCAATGGGATGAAACCATTGTCCTTGTACTAGGTGGTATTGCACGGCTTTTAcgttcttttttccctttcctcCAGCAATTGAGCAAATTTTCTTCTGGTAAACTTTTCTTGCACTGCCTACCAACCTACCGTACATATGTCGTAATCTGTTATTAAATTTCAAGCATTGTATTGAAATATGTTCAGGTTGGGTGCTTTTACTTGATTTCATAAAAAATAGCATCTTAAATGGTAGCAAGGAGGTTGCTCTTGCTGCCATAAATTGCTTGCAGACATTTGTTGGCGCAAACTGTCCAAAGGTACTGTCCCCCACCCAACAATCTCTCCCTAGAATTTTTAATCCATACTTTTTATTTAGTCTGCCCTACAGGCCTGCTTGCTTTATTCACCATAAAAGTATCTGCTTATCTTTTATTGTTAGGGAGAATTCCTCCCATGTCATGCCAATTTCACTGCATTTTCcctattgtttttcttttttaagaagTGTATGTGAACCAGCATCAATTTGTACACAAAAAAGCACAAAAAATTAATATGGGCCTTGGCCCAAAAGGTGCAATGGTGGTAAACAAGATAGCCAAGTCTAGAAACTCAAATCACCTTgcttttcgaaaaaaaagaagaaactcAAATCACCTTTGATTTGTAGTTCAGTATAGTGCTCACGTTGTTTGAACTCTGTAACTTGTCTAGTTGTCTTAATTGAGCAAACTAACTTCAGAAATAACAAATTCACGATTTCTTGTAACTGTATTCAAGTATTGGCATACTAGCAAAAATTAACATGGGCCTTTGGTATTTCTTTCCCATTCAAGTCAAGAGGTTACCAATTTTAAAATTAACGGACAACTTTAGTCAAGATTAGGCAGTTTATTGTATGCTGGCACTAACCACCATCACTGGAATGCAATCTGTTAGGAAATGTTATCACCTGATAATAGATGAATTGACTTACAAGTTACAAGTGTGCTggcttcttttttgttttttattataTCTGAACTTGATCTGTATTTTACTAGAAAAAGTATTAGTTATTACCTGAAAAGTGCTTATTATTACTGTAAGTGAGCCTAGCTCAACTGGTTAGGGTGGGAGGTGTGGTCGTGCACTCTAACCCACCCAGGTTCGAGTCCCCTCTTGCTCgaatttgggtgcctatttcttcttcttaatgaaaaatcgcCTAGCTCCTCCTAGGTTGATCTAATTTTTTTGCTTGAAATTGCATGCATTGGACTGGCTGTATATTTCAGATATGATTTAGATAATAATGAAAGCATCATAAATACATGTTTcatgaatatattttttcagGGCAATCTGGAATCTTCGTATGTCAAATCTGTTCTTGATATTTATGAACTTGTTCTTCAAACTTCACCAAATTTTAAGAATGACTCCACTGAAAAAGTGAAGCAAGAGGTCCTCCGTGGTCTTGGTAATTTATGACTTCCTGTTGTTATCCTCCGAGCATCAGATACTGCAATGAGCTATTAACCGTGTTTCACTCCTGCAGGTGATCTTTACGTTCAAGCACAATCTCTATTTAATGATGACATGTATCTAAGGCTCATGGCTATTATGCATCTGATGATTAAGGCTACCATGACTCCTACTGATTATGACAGTGAACTGGTATGCCTGTGCATGCATAGTTTCATTGATATGTATTTTGCCAGAATACGCGGTGTAACCATATAAGTTTCTTGGAACATGCTTCTCATTCTACAGTTCTGGTTTTGTGTGAAAACTGGGCATGAAAATACAGCACTAAATAATCCTTAAATCTATTTTTCTTGTAGACAGTTTTTGGAACATGTTTATTTTTCGATGCTTTTATCCTGATATAACTTTCATACTTCAAATTGGGTTTGTCCAGTGTTGAATTTCTTGTCTCAATTAGTCTTTTATGCTTTAGGGTAGTATCCCTGCTGTACAACGAGGTATATTGGAAATCATTCCTATGCTACGCCCGACAGCTACACTGTCTTCCATGTGGGCGCCTCTCCTCCTTGAGCTATTATGCTATCTGAATGGGCAAGAAGGCCCCCTCCAGAAAAACAGTAAAAAAATACATGATCAGAATTCCGATGCACCAGTAGATGGTACAAAGCGTGCCCTCGGTAAGACATGTTATGATATCTCATGTGCAATGTTGCATAACCCGAGAAAATATATTTCTTATATTGAGTAATAAATGTGTAATTTACTATGGCTACAGTTGAACGAAGTAAGCTCAATGGCAGCGGTACGAAACTGGATAGTGCAGTGGGCTGTGGTTGGGGTCTTTTGTTTGTAGAAAAGCTTGTGCCAATCATTGTCAACCTTTTTCTGGAGGCTCCACCGAATGAAAGGTTTAGTGCCTCACCAGAAGTCATTCAAGGTCTTGGGAGgtaatttctttttatttgatAACATAATGCgaaaggctttgttgttgttgttgttgttgttgttgataaCATAATGCAAAAGTAAGAATACATTCACTTGTCAAGAAGGCTCTATGTTGTTGCAGAGCAGCAAAACTGTTTTATACTTCTTTTCGATTTTCCATGTTAAAAAGATTCATTTAAACAATCTAGATTTTAGATAATGAGTGCGTGAAATTATTATTGTGGTCCTCTATGCTGACTCTGAAAGTTGTGTACTTAGGTGCATGAATACAAGGAGAGACAACCCAAGGGGCACCCTTTGGAGAATATCTGCTGAATGCTTCAATCGTGTTGTGACAGATGAGGTGAGGCAGGACAATGCCGATTGCAGAAGTGATGTGAATTCATATAAACTTTCTAGAGCTCGTTTCTGGAAGGAGGTCGCGGACGTGTATGAAACCTTTCTTGTTGGTTCTTGTGGACGTGTGTTGTCATCAGATGTTCCTTCAGCTGATTCTATTACAGCTGATGAGACCCTTGAGATGAGTGTCCTCAGTGTCTTTGGAGATGATATTCTGAAATTGCAAAAGGATGCTCCAGTTGAGGTTAGTCGATAAGAAGTATCTGTTTACCTCTTGCAGCAGCACACGACACCTGCTAGTCCGTTGGCTTGAAACTCACTTTTCTCCTGACCTTGTAAATGCCCAACTGTGACCATCTGATGATCACATTCTTTCAGGTTTTGCAAAGGCTTGTGAACTGTCTTGATCGCTGTGCCTCACGAACAGGATCCCTCCCTGTTCAAACTGTTGGTCTTTTACCTTTGCACTGCAGCCGATTTTCGCTGAGCTGTTTGCAGATGATGTTTTCTTTATGCAG encodes the following:
- the LOC117858633 gene encoding uncharacterized protein, translated to MAFTAALEADLRALSAEARRRHPAVKDAAEHAILKLRSLSGPSEIAQNEDIVRMFLMACSVKSVKLSVIGLSCLQKLISHGAVASSALKEILATLKDHAEMTDEIVQLKTLQTMLILFQSHLHPESEESMSQALGICLYLLESSRSSDSVRNTAAATFRQAVALVFDNVIRAESLPSGKASSARLSSRVSSVADNVTHSFSRTLSLASNSGEPTMRENLSDVGKLGLRLLEDLTALAAGGSATWLRVHSLHRTFALDILEFVLSTYVSIFRALLSYQQVLRHQICSLLMTSLRTNVELEGEAGEPSFRRLVLRLVSHVIRLYSSSLVTESEVFLNMLVKVTRQDLPLWHQILVLEILRGFCVEACTLRLLFQTFDMNPVNTNVVENIVRALALVVATIQASDSSEETLAAVAGMFSSKAKGIEWSMDNDASNAAVLVASEAHTITLALEGLLGVVFTIATLTDEALDVGELESPKCESNSMECSGQLALLCMAMVNSTWLTILDSLSLILMRSQGEAIILEILKGYQAFTQACGVLRAIEPLNSFLASLCKFTINNPNEGEKKSILQSPGSKKSETTMDQRDGIILTPKNVQALRTLFNVAHRLHNILGPSWVLVLETLSALDRAIHSPHASTQEVSASVSRLSRDTSGQYSDFHILSSLNSQLFESSALMNIAAVKSLLSALHQLSSQHISGSSQLSGQQIGSISFSVERMTSILVNNLHRVEPIWDQIAAHHLELANCSNPQLRSMALDSLDQSICSVVGSEKFQGISSAPHQFQESQMVNESETVSFEYAVLSPLVILYSSNKNVDVQMGALKILLHVLERHGEKLSYSWPSILHMLRAVTDASEKDLISLGFQSIRVIMNEGLATIPVQCLDECILVTGAYGTQKTEINISLTAVGLLWTATDFVVKGLISNSVEQANHMNEEAQLGATIIEANIKQVPPKQVVDYSKLFFSVFSVLQKLGSDDRPEVRNSAVRTLFQTLSTHGQKLSKSMWEDCLWSYVFPMLEHVSHLASTSSRDEWQGKELGTRAGKAVHMLIHHSRNTAQKQWDETIVLVLGGIARLLRSFFPFLQQLSKFSSGWVLLLDFIKNSILNGSKEVALAAINCLQTFVGANCPKGNLESSYVKSVLDIYELVLQTSPNFKNDSTEKVKQEVLRGLGDLYVQAQSLFNDDMYLRLMAIMHLMIKATMTPTDYDSELGSIPAVQRGILEIIPMLRPTATLSSMWAPLLLELLCYLNGQEGPLQKNSKKIHDQNSDAPVDGTKRALVERSKLNGSGTKLDSAVGCGWGLLFVEKLVPIIVNLFLEAPPNERFSASPEVIQGLGRCMNTRRDNPRGTLWRISAECFNRVVTDEVRQDNADCRSDVNSYKLSRARFWKEVADVYETFLVGSCGRVLSSDVPSADSITADETLEMSVLSVFGDDILKLQKDAPVEVLQRLVNCLDRCASRTGSLPVQTVGLLPLHCSRFSLSCLQMMFSLCSCIAKASTCAAASETSKVSISILMKRCEVILGQFLADENDQGEHPLPSVRVEETICVLQELARLIIDIDAANALNIPTYLKEALGENKSHGRAHLLSLLPTFSELVVSREARVRELVQVLLRLISSELGLQRLT